A single Hippocampus zosterae strain Florida chromosome 17, ASM2543408v3, whole genome shotgun sequence DNA region contains:
- the limd2 gene encoding LIM domain-containing protein 2, which translates to MDNRNTEEKPVQRSKSFSFKTPKEVCSSCEKTVYPMERLVADNQVFHSTCFCCKHCHTKLSLGNFAALQGEFYCKPHFKQLFKSKGNYDEGFGRKQHKERWATKETENITKTA; encoded by the exons ATG GATAACCGAAACACTGAGGAGAAGCCAGTCCAGCGGTCCAAG TCATTCAGCTTCAAGACCCCAAAGGAAGTGTGCTCGTCCTGCGAGAAGACGGTCTACCCAATGGAGCGGCTGGTGGCCGACAACCAGGTCTTCCATTCCACGTGCTTTTGCTGCAAGCACTGCCACACCAAGCTCAG CTTGGGAAACTTTGCTGCCCTGCAAGGCGAGTTCTACTGCAAGCCTCACTTCAAGCAGCTGTTCAAGAGCAAAGGCAACTACGACGAGGGCTTCGGACGCAAGCAGCACAAAGAGCGCTGGGCCACCAAGGAGACAGAAAACATCACCAAAACggcgtga
- the ddx42 gene encoding ATP-dependent RNA helicase DDX42 isoform X1 — translation MNWNKGGPGVKRGFGFGGFSLGGGKKEESSLPQKSHGSFKPPGSSGSGYGKGQLPSFYKIGTKRGNFDEENAYFEDDEEESSSNVDLPYIPAENSPTRLQMKSGGGSDSDDDPLDAFMAEVENQAAKDIKKIEEKSAKGIRDDIEEEDEQEAYFRYMAENPTAGLTPEEEEENVEYDSDGNPIAPVTKKIIMPLPPIDHSEIDYPPFEKNFYNEHEELNSLTGTQVVELRQKLNLRVSGAAPPKPCTSFAHFSFDEQLMHQIRKSEYTQPTPIQCQGVPIALSGRDMIGIAKTGSGKTAAFIWPMLVHIMDQKELEPGDGPIAVIVCPTRELCQQIHAECKRFGKAYSLRSVAVYGGGSMWEQAKALQEGAEIVVCTPGRLIDHVKKKATSLQRVSYLVFDEADRMFDMGFEYQVRSIASHVRPDRQTLLFSATFRKKIERLARDILMDPIRVVQGDIGEANEDITQVVEMLPSGTDKWSWLTRRLVEFTSSGSVLIFVTKKANSEELAANLTQEGYSLGLLHGDMDQSERNKVISDFKKKNLPVLVATDVAARGLDIPSIRTVVNYDVARDIDTHTHRIGRTGRAGEKGVAYTLLTNKDTTFAGDLVRNLEGANQSVSKELMDLALQNPWFRKSRFKGGKGKKLNIGGGGLGYKERPGLGADTSDRSSTSSVLASLSSYDKPSSGAMGDRISAMRQAFQAQYKSHFVAASGNPPKLSAKSSSSSGWTSAGSLSSVPTESPSGAERAQAVAASFALPGFTSAGSLSTVSTVQSSVPTPSRERSDRDRERDRSSHNSDSRDSRDSRDSRNGDEGRRDKEDRRSDRDKEDRRSDRDRGDDSFAVPEPPKRRRSRWDS, via the exons ATGAATTGGAATAAAGGTGGTCCCGGTGTGAAGCGTGGCTTTGGCTTTGGGGGCTTTTCCCTCGGAGGCGGGAAAAAAGAAGAATCATCACTCCCCCAGAAATCCCACGGGTCGTTCAAGCCACCGGGATCAAGTGGCAGCGGCTACGGGAAGGGCCAATTGCCATCTTTCTACAAAATCGGTACCAAAAGAGGCAATTTTGACGAGGAGAATGC GTACTTtgaggacgacgaggaggagtCCAGCAGCAACGTGGACCTGCCGTACATCCCGGCAGAAAATTCGCCCACACGGCTGCAGATGAAGTCTGGCGGCGGCTCAGACAGCGATGACGATCCCCTTGACGCCTTTATGGCTGAGGTTGAA AACCAAGCGGCAAAGGACATTAAGAAAATCGAGGAAAAGTCGGCCAA GGGTATTCGCGATGACattgaagaagaagatgaacaa GAGGCCTACTTCCGCTACATGGCCGAGAACCCCACCGCCGGCCTGACgccagaagaggaggaggagaacgtTGAATATGACAGCGATGGCAACCCCATTGCCCCCGTCACCAAGAAAATCATTATGCCCCTGCCTCCTATTGACCACTCTGAG ATTGATTACCCGCCGTTTGAGAAAAACTTCTACAATGAGCACGAGGAGCTGAACAGCCTGACAGGAACTCAAGTGGTCGAACTACGGCAGAAGCTCAACTTGCGA GTGTCTGGCGCCGCTCCGCCTAAACCATGTACGAGCTTTGCCCACTTCAGCTTTGACGAGCAGCTGATGCATCAGATCCGCAAGTCCGAGTATACTCAGCCCACTCCCATCCAGTGCCAG GGCGTGCCAATTGCTCTGTCGGGCCGCGACATGATAGGCATCGCGAAAACCGGCAGTGGCAAAACCGCGGCATTTATCTGGCCCATGTTAGTGCACATCATGGACCAGAAGGAGCTGGAGCCCGGGGACGGGCCCATTGCCGTCATCGTGTGCCCCACCAGGGAGCTCTGTCAGCAG ATCCACGCTGAATGCAAGCGCTTCGGCAAAGCGTACTCTCTGCGCTCAGTGGCGGTGTACGGAGGAGGCAGCATGTGGGAGCAGGCCAAAGCCCTGCAGGAAGGCGCAGAGATTGTGGTGTGCACCCCg ggtCGTCTGATTGACCACGTTAAAAAGAAGGCCACATCTCTGCAGAGAGTGTCGTACCTCGTGTTTGATGAGGCAGACCGCATGTTTGACATGGGCTTTG agtaTCAAGTTCGATCCATCGCCAGCCATGTGCGTCCTGACAGACAGA CACTTTTGTTCAGTGCCACCTTCCGGAAGAAGATTGAAAGGCTGGCCAGGGACATCCTGATGGATCCCATCCGCGTGGTGCAGGGAGACATCGGAGAG gccAACGAGGACATTACACAGGTGGTGGAGATGCTGCCCAGCGGCACGGACAAGTGGAGTTGGCTGACGCGGCGCCTGGTGGAGTTTACGTCCAGCGGCTCTGTGCTGATCTTTGTCACAAAGAAGGCCAATTCGGAGGAACTGGCAGCCAACCTGACACAGGAGGGCTACAGCTTGGGCTTGCTGCACGGCGACATGGACCAGAGCGAGAGGAACAAGGTCATCAGCGACTTCAAGAAGAAGAACCTGCCCGTCCTGGTGGCCACCGACGTCGCCG CCCGTGGTTTGGATATCCCGTCCATTCGCACAGTCGTCAACTACGATGTGGCGCGGGATATCGATACACACACGCACCGCATTGGCCGTACGGGTAGAGCTGGCGAGAAGGGCGTGGCCTATACCCTACTGACCAACAAGGACACCACCTTTGCCGGGGACCTTGTGCGCAACCTGGAGGGTGCAAATCAGAGCGTCTCCAAAGAACTGATGGACTTGGCCCTACAG aATCCATGGTTTAGGAAGTCCAGATTCAAAGGCGGTAAAGGAAAGAAGCTGAACATTGGCGGAGGAGGACTTGGTTACAAAGAGAGACCAGGATTGGGCGCTGACACCTCT GATCGCAGCAGCACTAGCAGCGTGTTGGCTTCTTTGAGTAGCTATGACAAACCCAGTAGCGGGGCCATGGGAGACCGCATATCTGCCATGAGGCAAGCCTTCCAG GCTCAGTACAAGAGTCACTTTGTGGCAGCGTCCGGCAACCCGCCCAAGCTCAGCGCCAAGTCCAGTAGCTCGTCCGGCTGGACCAGCGCCGGCAGCCTGAGCTCTGTGCCCACCGAGTCGCCCAGCGGCGCAGAGCGTGCCCAGGCCGTCGCCGCCTCTTTCGCCCTGCCGGGCTTTACCAGCGCCGGCTCCCTAAGCACCGTGTCCACCGTACAGAGCAGCGTCCCGACGCCCTCGCGGGAACGCAGCGATCGTGATCGAGAAAGGGACCGCAGCAGCCACAACAGCGACAGCCGTGACAGCCGTGACAGCCGTGACAGCCGTAACGGCGATGAAGGCAGGCGGGACAAAGAGGACAGAAGGAGCGATAGGGACAAAGAGGACAGAAGGAGCGATAGGGACAGAGGAGACGATAGCTTCGCTGTCCCCGAGCCGCCAAAACGTAGAAGGAGTAGGTGGGACAGCTAA
- the ddx42 gene encoding ATP-dependent RNA helicase DDX42 isoform X2, with translation MAENPTAGLTPEEEEENVEYDSDGNPIAPVTKKIIMPLPPIDHSEIDYPPFEKNFYNEHEELNSLTGTQVVELRQKLNLRVSGAAPPKPCTSFAHFSFDEQLMHQIRKSEYTQPTPIQCQGVPIALSGRDMIGIAKTGSGKTAAFIWPMLVHIMDQKELEPGDGPIAVIVCPTRELCQQIHAECKRFGKAYSLRSVAVYGGGSMWEQAKALQEGAEIVVCTPGRLIDHVKKKATSLQRVSYLVFDEADRMFDMGFEYQVRSIASHVRPDRQTLLFSATFRKKIERLARDILMDPIRVVQGDIGEANEDITQVVEMLPSGTDKWSWLTRRLVEFTSSGSVLIFVTKKANSEELAANLTQEGYSLGLLHGDMDQSERNKVISDFKKKNLPVLVATDVAARGLDIPSIRTVVNYDVARDIDTHTHRIGRTGRAGEKGVAYTLLTNKDTTFAGDLVRNLEGANQSVSKELMDLALQNPWFRKSRFKGGKGKKLNIGGGGLGYKERPGLGADTSDRSSTSSVLASLSSYDKPSSGAMGDRISAMRQAFQAQYKSHFVAASGNPPKLSAKSSSSSGWTSAGSLSSVPTESPSGAERAQAVAASFALPGFTSAGSLSTVSTVQSSVPTPSRERSDRDRERDRSSHNSDSRDSRDSRDSRNGDEGRRDKEDRRSDRDKEDRRSDRDRGDDSFAVPEPPKRRRSRWDS, from the exons ATGGCCGAGAACCCCACCGCCGGCCTGACgccagaagaggaggaggagaacgtTGAATATGACAGCGATGGCAACCCCATTGCCCCCGTCACCAAGAAAATCATTATGCCCCTGCCTCCTATTGACCACTCTGAG ATTGATTACCCGCCGTTTGAGAAAAACTTCTACAATGAGCACGAGGAGCTGAACAGCCTGACAGGAACTCAAGTGGTCGAACTACGGCAGAAGCTCAACTTGCGA GTGTCTGGCGCCGCTCCGCCTAAACCATGTACGAGCTTTGCCCACTTCAGCTTTGACGAGCAGCTGATGCATCAGATCCGCAAGTCCGAGTATACTCAGCCCACTCCCATCCAGTGCCAG GGCGTGCCAATTGCTCTGTCGGGCCGCGACATGATAGGCATCGCGAAAACCGGCAGTGGCAAAACCGCGGCATTTATCTGGCCCATGTTAGTGCACATCATGGACCAGAAGGAGCTGGAGCCCGGGGACGGGCCCATTGCCGTCATCGTGTGCCCCACCAGGGAGCTCTGTCAGCAG ATCCACGCTGAATGCAAGCGCTTCGGCAAAGCGTACTCTCTGCGCTCAGTGGCGGTGTACGGAGGAGGCAGCATGTGGGAGCAGGCCAAAGCCCTGCAGGAAGGCGCAGAGATTGTGGTGTGCACCCCg ggtCGTCTGATTGACCACGTTAAAAAGAAGGCCACATCTCTGCAGAGAGTGTCGTACCTCGTGTTTGATGAGGCAGACCGCATGTTTGACATGGGCTTTG agtaTCAAGTTCGATCCATCGCCAGCCATGTGCGTCCTGACAGACAGA CACTTTTGTTCAGTGCCACCTTCCGGAAGAAGATTGAAAGGCTGGCCAGGGACATCCTGATGGATCCCATCCGCGTGGTGCAGGGAGACATCGGAGAG gccAACGAGGACATTACACAGGTGGTGGAGATGCTGCCCAGCGGCACGGACAAGTGGAGTTGGCTGACGCGGCGCCTGGTGGAGTTTACGTCCAGCGGCTCTGTGCTGATCTTTGTCACAAAGAAGGCCAATTCGGAGGAACTGGCAGCCAACCTGACACAGGAGGGCTACAGCTTGGGCTTGCTGCACGGCGACATGGACCAGAGCGAGAGGAACAAGGTCATCAGCGACTTCAAGAAGAAGAACCTGCCCGTCCTGGTGGCCACCGACGTCGCCG CCCGTGGTTTGGATATCCCGTCCATTCGCACAGTCGTCAACTACGATGTGGCGCGGGATATCGATACACACACGCACCGCATTGGCCGTACGGGTAGAGCTGGCGAGAAGGGCGTGGCCTATACCCTACTGACCAACAAGGACACCACCTTTGCCGGGGACCTTGTGCGCAACCTGGAGGGTGCAAATCAGAGCGTCTCCAAAGAACTGATGGACTTGGCCCTACAG aATCCATGGTTTAGGAAGTCCAGATTCAAAGGCGGTAAAGGAAAGAAGCTGAACATTGGCGGAGGAGGACTTGGTTACAAAGAGAGACCAGGATTGGGCGCTGACACCTCT GATCGCAGCAGCACTAGCAGCGTGTTGGCTTCTTTGAGTAGCTATGACAAACCCAGTAGCGGGGCCATGGGAGACCGCATATCTGCCATGAGGCAAGCCTTCCAG GCTCAGTACAAGAGTCACTTTGTGGCAGCGTCCGGCAACCCGCCCAAGCTCAGCGCCAAGTCCAGTAGCTCGTCCGGCTGGACCAGCGCCGGCAGCCTGAGCTCTGTGCCCACCGAGTCGCCCAGCGGCGCAGAGCGTGCCCAGGCCGTCGCCGCCTCTTTCGCCCTGCCGGGCTTTACCAGCGCCGGCTCCCTAAGCACCGTGTCCACCGTACAGAGCAGCGTCCCGACGCCCTCGCGGGAACGCAGCGATCGTGATCGAGAAAGGGACCGCAGCAGCCACAACAGCGACAGCCGTGACAGCCGTGACAGCCGTGACAGCCGTAACGGCGATGAAGGCAGGCGGGACAAAGAGGACAGAAGGAGCGATAGGGACAAAGAGGACAGAAGGAGCGATAGGGACAGAGGAGACGATAGCTTCGCTGTCCCCGAGCCGCCAAAACGTAGAAGGAGTAGGTGGGACAGCTAA
- the strada gene encoding STE20-related kinase adapter protein alpha isoform X4 yields the protein MSFLRWVSEKLSVESLRDLELFGEQSQELCHGEAHEDSRESVTSLPRRDTMGSFLPDSSAYQLLAVIGHGLDHLMTVNRAQYRPTGEHVAIRRIDLESCTNDMVVYLQAELHVSKLFHHPSILPYKSVFIAENELWVITPLMAYGSARELVSTYFPDGMSELAIAYILLGVLKALEYIHQMGYVHRSVKASHVLIAADGQVRMSGLRSIFSLIRHGQRAKVVHDFPQNSVKMLPWLSPEVLQQNLQGYDFRSDIYSLGITACELANGHVPFKDMPATQMLLEKLNGTVPCLLDTTTIPPEELSMKPSRSGADSGICEGLGGGGSVGAVRHSNGEPAPSSSSAHPYNRSFSPHFHAFVELCLQRDPEKRSNGVPPRRCPSC from the exons ATGTCTTTTCTT CGTTGGGTGTCTGAGAAATTGAGTGTGGAGAGCCTGCGGGATTTGGAGTTGTTTGGAG AGCAATCTCAGGAACTCTGTCACGGGGAA GCCCATGAGGACAGTAGGGAAAGCGTGACGTCCCTCCCACGTCGAGACACCATGGGCAGCTTCCTCCCCGACAGCAGCGCCTATCAGCTGCTCGCTGTGATCG GTCACGGCCTGGACCACCTGATGACGGTCAACCGGGCCCAATACAGACCCACTGGGGAGCACGTGGCCATACGACGCATCGACCTGGAGTCATGCACGAACGACATGGTCGTGTACCTGCAG GCCGAGCTGCACGTGTCCAAGTTGTTTCACCACCCCAGCATTTTGCCCTATAAAAGTGTCTTCATCGCCGAGAACGAGCTGTGGGTCATCACTCCGTTAATGGCGTATG GCTCGGCCAGAGAGCTTGTCAGCACATATTTTCCTGACGGAATGAGTGAGCTCGCCATCGCGTACATCCTACTGGGCGTCCTCAAAGCCCTGGAGTACATCCACCAAATGGGATATGTGCACAG GAGCGTGAAGGCCAGCCACGTGCTGATTGCCGCTGACGGCCAGGTGCGCATGTCTGGCCTTCGCAGCATCTTCAGCTTGATCCGACACGGCCAGCGGGCCAAGGTGGTGCATGACTTCCCGCAGAACAGCGTCAAGATGCTGCCGTGGCTCAGCCCCGAGGTGCTGCAACAG AACCTACAGGGCTATGACTTTCGCTCAGACATCTACAGCCTGGGCATCACAGCATGTGAGCTAGCTAACGGACACGTTCCCTTTAAGGACATGCCAGCTACACAA ATGCTGCTGGAGAAGCTAAACGGGACAGTGCCGTGCTTGCTGGACACCACCACTATCCCGCCGGAGGAGCTCTCCATGAAGCCGTCGCGCTCCGGCGCAGACTCGGGCATCTGCGAAGGGCTGGGAGGAGGCGGCAGCGTTGGCGCAGTCCGCCACTCCAACGGCGAACCAgctccctcctcctcatctgcACACCCGTACAATCGCAGTTTCTCGCCGCACTTTCACGCCTTTGTCGAGTTGTGTCTTCAGAGGGACCCGGAGAAGAG ATCAAACGGCGTCCCTCCGAGGCGCTGCCCGAGCTGCTGA
- the strada gene encoding STE20-related kinase adapter protein alpha isoform X2: MSFLAHEDSRESVTSLPRRDTMGSFLPDSSAYQLLAVIGHGLDHLMTVNRAQYRPTGEHVAIRRIDLESCTNDMVVYLQAELHVSKLFHHPSILPYKSVFIAENELWVITPLMAYGSARELVSTYFPDGMSELAIAYILLGVLKALEYIHQMGYVHRSVKASHVLIAADGQVRMSGLRSIFSLIRHGQRAKVVHDFPQNSVKMLPWLSPEVLQQNLQGYDFRSDIYSLGITACELANGHVPFKDMPATQMLLEKLNGTVPCLLDTTTIPPEELSMKPSRSGADSGICEGLGGGGSVGAVRHSNGEPAPSSSSAHPYNRSFSPHFHAFVELCLQRDPEKRPSASALIGHPFFKQIKRRPSEALPELLRPASPIGSGESSQLQPSPSRLASLESDLSHLDVDDWDF; this comes from the exons ATGTCTTTTCTT GCCCATGAGGACAGTAGGGAAAGCGTGACGTCCCTCCCACGTCGAGACACCATGGGCAGCTTCCTCCCCGACAGCAGCGCCTATCAGCTGCTCGCTGTGATCG GTCACGGCCTGGACCACCTGATGACGGTCAACCGGGCCCAATACAGACCCACTGGGGAGCACGTGGCCATACGACGCATCGACCTGGAGTCATGCACGAACGACATGGTCGTGTACCTGCAG GCCGAGCTGCACGTGTCCAAGTTGTTTCACCACCCCAGCATTTTGCCCTATAAAAGTGTCTTCATCGCCGAGAACGAGCTGTGGGTCATCACTCCGTTAATGGCGTATG GCTCGGCCAGAGAGCTTGTCAGCACATATTTTCCTGACGGAATGAGTGAGCTCGCCATCGCGTACATCCTACTGGGCGTCCTCAAAGCCCTGGAGTACATCCACCAAATGGGATATGTGCACAG GAGCGTGAAGGCCAGCCACGTGCTGATTGCCGCTGACGGCCAGGTGCGCATGTCTGGCCTTCGCAGCATCTTCAGCTTGATCCGACACGGCCAGCGGGCCAAGGTGGTGCATGACTTCCCGCAGAACAGCGTCAAGATGCTGCCGTGGCTCAGCCCCGAGGTGCTGCAACAG AACCTACAGGGCTATGACTTTCGCTCAGACATCTACAGCCTGGGCATCACAGCATGTGAGCTAGCTAACGGACACGTTCCCTTTAAGGACATGCCAGCTACACAA ATGCTGCTGGAGAAGCTAAACGGGACAGTGCCGTGCTTGCTGGACACCACCACTATCCCGCCGGAGGAGCTCTCCATGAAGCCGTCGCGCTCCGGCGCAGACTCGGGCATCTGCGAAGGGCTGGGAGGAGGCGGCAGCGTTGGCGCAGTCCGCCACTCCAACGGCGAACCAgctccctcctcctcatctgcACACCCGTACAATCGCAGTTTCTCGCCGCACTTTCACGCCTTTGTCGAGTTGTGTCTTCAGAGGGACCCGGAGAAGAG aCCCTCTGCCTCCGCTCTCATAggtcatccattttttaaacag ATCAAACGGCGTCCCTCCGAGGCGCTGCCCGAGCTGCTGAGGCCCGCGTCGCCCATTGGCAGTGGCGAAAGCTCGCAGCTGCAGCCATCACCGTCCAGGCTGGCCAGCCTCGAGTCGGACCTCAGCCACCTGGATGTGGACGATTGGGACTTCTGA
- the strada gene encoding STE20-related kinase adapter protein alpha isoform X1 has translation MSFLRWVSEKLSVESLRDLELFGEQSQELCHGEAHEDSRESVTSLPRRDTMGSFLPDSSAYQLLAVIGHGLDHLMTVNRAQYRPTGEHVAIRRIDLESCTNDMVVYLQAELHVSKLFHHPSILPYKSVFIAENELWVITPLMAYGSARELVSTYFPDGMSELAIAYILLGVLKALEYIHQMGYVHRSVKASHVLIAADGQVRMSGLRSIFSLIRHGQRAKVVHDFPQNSVKMLPWLSPEVLQQNLQGYDFRSDIYSLGITACELANGHVPFKDMPATQMLLEKLNGTVPCLLDTTTIPPEELSMKPSRSGADSGICEGLGGGGSVGAVRHSNGEPAPSSSSAHPYNRSFSPHFHAFVELCLQRDPEKRPSASALIGHPFFKQIKRRPSEALPELLRPASPIGSGESSQLQPSPSRLASLESDLSHLDVDDWDF, from the exons ATGTCTTTTCTT CGTTGGGTGTCTGAGAAATTGAGTGTGGAGAGCCTGCGGGATTTGGAGTTGTTTGGAG AGCAATCTCAGGAACTCTGTCACGGGGAA GCCCATGAGGACAGTAGGGAAAGCGTGACGTCCCTCCCACGTCGAGACACCATGGGCAGCTTCCTCCCCGACAGCAGCGCCTATCAGCTGCTCGCTGTGATCG GTCACGGCCTGGACCACCTGATGACGGTCAACCGGGCCCAATACAGACCCACTGGGGAGCACGTGGCCATACGACGCATCGACCTGGAGTCATGCACGAACGACATGGTCGTGTACCTGCAG GCCGAGCTGCACGTGTCCAAGTTGTTTCACCACCCCAGCATTTTGCCCTATAAAAGTGTCTTCATCGCCGAGAACGAGCTGTGGGTCATCACTCCGTTAATGGCGTATG GCTCGGCCAGAGAGCTTGTCAGCACATATTTTCCTGACGGAATGAGTGAGCTCGCCATCGCGTACATCCTACTGGGCGTCCTCAAAGCCCTGGAGTACATCCACCAAATGGGATATGTGCACAG GAGCGTGAAGGCCAGCCACGTGCTGATTGCCGCTGACGGCCAGGTGCGCATGTCTGGCCTTCGCAGCATCTTCAGCTTGATCCGACACGGCCAGCGGGCCAAGGTGGTGCATGACTTCCCGCAGAACAGCGTCAAGATGCTGCCGTGGCTCAGCCCCGAGGTGCTGCAACAG AACCTACAGGGCTATGACTTTCGCTCAGACATCTACAGCCTGGGCATCACAGCATGTGAGCTAGCTAACGGACACGTTCCCTTTAAGGACATGCCAGCTACACAA ATGCTGCTGGAGAAGCTAAACGGGACAGTGCCGTGCTTGCTGGACACCACCACTATCCCGCCGGAGGAGCTCTCCATGAAGCCGTCGCGCTCCGGCGCAGACTCGGGCATCTGCGAAGGGCTGGGAGGAGGCGGCAGCGTTGGCGCAGTCCGCCACTCCAACGGCGAACCAgctccctcctcctcatctgcACACCCGTACAATCGCAGTTTCTCGCCGCACTTTCACGCCTTTGTCGAGTTGTGTCTTCAGAGGGACCCGGAGAAGAG aCCCTCTGCCTCCGCTCTCATAggtcatccattttttaaacag ATCAAACGGCGTCCCTCCGAGGCGCTGCCCGAGCTGCTGAGGCCCGCGTCGCCCATTGGCAGTGGCGAAAGCTCGCAGCTGCAGCCATCACCGTCCAGGCTGGCCAGCCTCGAGTCGGACCTCAGCCACCTGGATGTGGACGATTGGGACTTCTGA
- the strada gene encoding STE20-related kinase adapter protein alpha isoform X3: MGSFLPDSSAYQLLAVIGHGLDHLMTVNRAQYRPTGEHVAIRRIDLESCTNDMVVYLQAELHVSKLFHHPSILPYKSVFIAENELWVITPLMAYGSARELVSTYFPDGMSELAIAYILLGVLKALEYIHQMGYVHRSVKASHVLIAADGQVRMSGLRSIFSLIRHGQRAKVVHDFPQNSVKMLPWLSPEVLQQNLQGYDFRSDIYSLGITACELANGHVPFKDMPATQMLLEKLNGTVPCLLDTTTIPPEELSMKPSRSGADSGICEGLGGGGSVGAVRHSNGEPAPSSSSAHPYNRSFSPHFHAFVELCLQRDPEKRPSASALIGHPFFKQIKRRPSEALPELLRPASPIGSGESSQLQPSPSRLASLESDLSHLDVDDWDF, from the exons ATGGGCAGCTTCCTCCCCGACAGCAGCGCCTATCAGCTGCTCGCTGTGATCG GTCACGGCCTGGACCACCTGATGACGGTCAACCGGGCCCAATACAGACCCACTGGGGAGCACGTGGCCATACGACGCATCGACCTGGAGTCATGCACGAACGACATGGTCGTGTACCTGCAG GCCGAGCTGCACGTGTCCAAGTTGTTTCACCACCCCAGCATTTTGCCCTATAAAAGTGTCTTCATCGCCGAGAACGAGCTGTGGGTCATCACTCCGTTAATGGCGTATG GCTCGGCCAGAGAGCTTGTCAGCACATATTTTCCTGACGGAATGAGTGAGCTCGCCATCGCGTACATCCTACTGGGCGTCCTCAAAGCCCTGGAGTACATCCACCAAATGGGATATGTGCACAG GAGCGTGAAGGCCAGCCACGTGCTGATTGCCGCTGACGGCCAGGTGCGCATGTCTGGCCTTCGCAGCATCTTCAGCTTGATCCGACACGGCCAGCGGGCCAAGGTGGTGCATGACTTCCCGCAGAACAGCGTCAAGATGCTGCCGTGGCTCAGCCCCGAGGTGCTGCAACAG AACCTACAGGGCTATGACTTTCGCTCAGACATCTACAGCCTGGGCATCACAGCATGTGAGCTAGCTAACGGACACGTTCCCTTTAAGGACATGCCAGCTACACAA ATGCTGCTGGAGAAGCTAAACGGGACAGTGCCGTGCTTGCTGGACACCACCACTATCCCGCCGGAGGAGCTCTCCATGAAGCCGTCGCGCTCCGGCGCAGACTCGGGCATCTGCGAAGGGCTGGGAGGAGGCGGCAGCGTTGGCGCAGTCCGCCACTCCAACGGCGAACCAgctccctcctcctcatctgcACACCCGTACAATCGCAGTTTCTCGCCGCACTTTCACGCCTTTGTCGAGTTGTGTCTTCAGAGGGACCCGGAGAAGAG aCCCTCTGCCTCCGCTCTCATAggtcatccattttttaaacag ATCAAACGGCGTCCCTCCGAGGCGCTGCCCGAGCTGCTGAGGCCCGCGTCGCCCATTGGCAGTGGCGAAAGCTCGCAGCTGCAGCCATCACCGTCCAGGCTGGCCAGCCTCGAGTCGGACCTCAGCCACCTGGATGTGGACGATTGGGACTTCTGA